A part of Cotesia glomerata isolate CgM1 linkage group LG4, MPM_Cglom_v2.3, whole genome shotgun sequence genomic DNA contains:
- the LOC123263232 gene encoding dopamine receptor 1-like, with protein MILAQSNLTEDEEEELPEDALSLLSVLFVGFLLFVLIFLSVAGNVLVCVAIYTDRGLRRIGNLFLASLAIADLFVGCLVMTFAGVNDLLGYWMFGPSFCDTWIAFDVMCSTASILNLCAISLDRYIHIKDPLRYGRWVTRRVAVGSIAVVWLLASTVSFVPISLGLHKSQDSKNSSPTYNDGLQEYPTCALDLSPTYAVLSSCISFYVPCVVMVSIYCRLYCYAQKHVKSIRAVTKLPQPSLGKSFRAKSTRNKLQHQEPAKNKPPAKTKPTSPYHVSDHKAAITVGVIMGVFLICWVPFFCVNIVASFCKTCIPDRAFQVLTWLGYSNSAFNPIIYSIFNTEFREAFKRILTKGARARGNQPSTSECGEFRSVIVQKRNGSIVECNISHRSSADSCQGGQLSRLQNHHRDTIVSSI; from the exons gtTTTCTGCTGTTCGTCTTGATATTTCTCTCAGTAGCAGGGAACGTATTGGTATGCGTTGCAATATACACCGACAGAGGGCTGCGAAGAATAGGAAATTTATTTCTGGCCTCATTAGCGATCGCGGACCTGTTTGTCGGCTGCCTGGTGATGACATTCGCGGGAGTTAACGATCTCCTGGGTTACTGGATGTTCGGGCCGAGCTTTTGCGATACTTGGATCGCGTTCGACGTGATGTGCAGCACTGCATCGATACTGAACCTGTGTGCGATTTCGCTGGATCGGTATATCCATATCAAGGACCCCTTGAG GTACGGCCGGTGGGTGACTAGACGAGTCGCGGTCGGGAGCATTGCTGTTGTCTGGCTTCTCGCTAGCACTGTATCTTTCGTTCCTATCAGTCTCGGGCTTCACAAAAGCCAGGATTCCAAAAATTCATCTCCTACCTACAACGATGGTCTCCAA gaATATCCAACCTGTGCGCTAGACTTATCGCCCACGTACGCGGTGCTTTCGTCCTGCATATCATTTTACGTGCCATGTGTGGTGATGGTCAGCATATATTGTCGGCTGTACTGTTACGCTCAGAAACATGTTAAAAGTATACGGGCGGTAACGAAGCTGCCTCAACCATCATTAGGAAAAAGTTTTCGTGCTAAAAGCACAAGAAATAAATTGCAACACCAGGAACCGGCTAAAAATAAGCCTCCAGCTAAAACGAAGCCCACCTCACCTTATCACGTTTCCGATCACAAGGCCGCCATCACTGTCGGTGTTATTATGGGAGTTTTTTTGATATGCTGGGTACCCTTTTTTTGTGTCAATATCGTCGCATCATTTTGCAAAACTTGTATACCAGATCGAGCGTTTCAg GTATTAACCTGGCTCGGATACAGTAACTCGGCCTTTAACCCGATAATCTATAGCATCTTCAACACCGAATTCCGCGAGGCATTCAAGCGCATCCTGACAAAAGGAGCCCGTGCAAGAGGTAACCAGCCATCGACTAGCGAGTGCGGAGAATTCCGTTCAGTCATTGTACAAAAAAGAAATGGGTCTATCGTTGAGTGTAATATAAGTCATAGATCTAGCGCTGACAGTTGTCAGGGCGGTCAATTAAGTAGATTACAGAATCACCATCGTGATACCATTGTTAGctctatttaa